From one Montipora capricornis isolate CH-2021 chromosome 10, ASM3666992v2, whole genome shotgun sequence genomic stretch:
- the LOC138021875 gene encoding protein unc-13 homolog C-like — translation MVKTRKGQGQDGAVAQGQDGAAEEAKGEDQEFVSMVTVRELLKVQESALKAIFESMISSFSSRLDDVVKTVSSLKASLEFSQKEIEDLKPLNLKLSEATRDIDQIKCDFGGVQLKTEYLENQSRRNNIRVSGIPEAVGETWEVSEAKVKAVIKEKLQIDVDIERAHRVERRKPSKRQNTNQPRTIVCRLRDWKQREAVVRKARKVKPEGLYVSEDLAPETLLKREAQIPKLKAAKESGKIAYFILDRLVIREKPA, via the coding sequence ATGGTGAAAACTCGTAAAGGTCAAGGTCAAGATGGCGCCGTTGCTCAAGGGCAAGATGGCGCCGCTGAAGAAGCCAAAGGCGAAGATCAAGAGTTTGTCTCGATGGTCACAGTAAGAGAGCTTTTAAAGGTGCAGGAGTCTGCTCTAAAGGCCATATTCGAGTCTATGATCAGCTCATTTTCGTCGAGGTTGGACGACGTGGTCAAAACTGTTTCCTCTTTGAAAGCCAGTTTGGAGTTTTCACAGAAAGAGATTGAAGATCTTAAACCTCTAAACTTAAAGTTGTCCGAGGCCACCAGGGACATTGACCAGATCAAGTGTGACTTTGGCGGAGTGCAGCTGAAGACAGAATACCTTGAAAACCAGTCCAGGAGAAATAATATCAGGGTGAGTGGCATTCCTGAAGCGGTGGGCGAAACTTGGGAGGTTTCGGAAGCGAAGGTGAAGGCGGTTATCAAGGAGAAGTTGCAGATAGACGTGGATATCGAGAGGGCCCACAGGGTAGAGCGCCGAAAGCCAAGCAAGAGGCAGAACACCAACCAACCGAGAACGATTGTTTGCCGCTTGCGAGACTGGAAGCAGAGGGAAGCAGTGGTCAGGAAAGCTCGCAAAGTCAAGCCCGAAGGTCTCTATGTGAGCGAGGATCTGGCTCCCGAGACCCTACTCAAGCGGGAAGCCCAAATTCCAAAGTTAAAAGCAGCTAAGGAGTCAGGTAAAATAGCCTATTTCATACTTGATAGGCTTGTTATTCGTGAAAAACCAGCGTGA